The Glycine soja cultivar W05 chromosome 9, ASM419377v2, whole genome shotgun sequence sequence CAAGCCCTGAGGCCGCTAGAATTGTGCTTGTGACTCAAGCACATCTCTTCAAGCCAACATACCCTCCAAGCAAAGAGAAGTTGATAGGGCCAGAGGCTGTGTTCTTTCAACAAGGTGCCTATCACTCCATGCTCAAGAGGTTGGTTCAAGCCTCTTTTTTACCCTCCACAATTAAGCACTCAGTCTCTGAGGTCGAGCGAATTGTCATCAAAATGGTGCCAACTTGGACCTACAAAACTATCAACACCTTGCAAGAGATGAAAAAGGTATCTCACATGACATAACTTAACTACATCTACACATATGTCGGTCAAAACTTTCAGAATTAACCATATCTTATCATATTAAGAGCACGCTACTTAGTCGGCTTCATGGTGGAAATTTGAATAATATGCATGAGCtagcttataaattttaatcctAGTTTGACTTTTGTGTACCAAGAAATATTAAGAATCACGATAAATATTAACTTCATTTTGGTTGGATTATAGTAGAAAGAGGAATAAGAAGAAAACgaaaatgtgataaaaaaaagtatttatttcatTATGTGGATTTAGAATCTCAATAAATTTTCTTGGTTTCATTTAATTAGTATGCATTTGAAGTAGCTGCAATCTCAGCCTTTGGGGAAATAAAGGAGCTTGAAATGGAAGAAATCAGGGAGCTCTATCGTTGCTTGGAGAAGGGATACAACTCTTATCCATTAAATGTTCCTGGAACTTCCTATTGGAAGGCAATGAAGGTATGTAAAATGTATTTCTTATTATCCTGTTTTGTATTTCTTGCCCTGTTTTTGCATAGTTtgtacatttattattattatgtaaccGAGGACTTGAATAATTATTGCAAATCGTTAGATAGTACGAATAATTTTGATACGAATTGATTACGAGAGATATTTCCGTACGAATCATTATGAGACAACGTGGCagtattttatttagttaaacaataagttaaaacttttaaaagaataaaaataaaagcatagaAGTGGGACAAAACCCACGGTGTTCATATACAGTTTTTGCTATAAAAAAATTCCGTACCATATAGCCTTTGCACaattattttcaatcatttgTGCATAATTAAAAGATCAAtcttagtattaaaaaaaagactaatcTATTTTTTCAACAAAGTGCTTTCGTAGTAATTCATTTACTAGCTACTATTACAGTTTATACCTGTATAATCATTTTCAGGTAGATTTTCACTAAAAGTctaattaacattttatttagtAACTTTTTTATCAGGGATATTAATTTgttaggaagaaaaattaaactcagCACTTATCTCTTCTTTCTTGGGGTTAAACTTTCAAATTATATGACAGTATTCTGTGTAACAGTATTATATGATCTTTAAATTCAACACCCTTTATATGAATGTAGGCAAGGAGGCATTTGAATGAGAGCATAAGGAGGATAATAGAGAGAAGAAAGGAAAGTTCAAATTATGGTGGGGGGCTATTGGGAGTTCTATTGCAAGCTCGAGGTGAGAAGAACAACAAGTACTATCAGCAGCTCACAGATTCTCAAGTTGCTGATAATCTCATTGGTGTCATCTTTGCTGCACATGACACCACAGCAAGTGCTCTAACATGGGTCCTCAAGTACTTGCACGACAACGCCAATCTATTGGAAGCTGTGACGGTCacactttttctctctttcattattcaattttattatcAATCAATTTACATTATGTCAAAATTAATCATCTTTCTATATCTTATTTACtcctaatattaattattattctctCTCTCACTTAAAGTACATATGCCCCCCAAAGCTTGTCAAGTGATTATTATGGctgattttgattcttttcattgtaaaatttattttttgcagAAAGAACAAGAAGGAATAAAAAACAAACTAGCTATGGAAAATCGTGGACTTTCGTGGGATGATACCAGGCAGATGCCGTTCACTAGCCGGGTATATTAATTACTTTCTTGCTTGCTTTTAATcatttagttttcttttcttttctttgaaaaaagagTTGTTGATGATTTTGGTAAACATcagattaaattttaaatgacaaaTAATGTCATCAATTTTGTCCACTAAAAAATCACTTGGAAGACATTAACTGACATTGACAAATTTGgtgtaactatttttttatcattaatttgatattaccataaataggaaaaattaaatatttgacgctctttccatttttttatttgactacttttagaagatttttttttgacagaatatTTGTATTCATACCTAGAAGTTcaacataatattaaatatcactTTTCAAACATacctatttttatataattcttgaataatttatatgtttatgtttattataaataaaataaaaaatagtggaGATTATATtagaaagttaaaaatattttaaaataaaaacactaattatatttattaatctgtgtattatcttttcaaataagataaaaagaaacaaaagaagtatGAAGTAAGTGGGAACAAAAATAGCtagttgtttttttcttttcctttttattttttgtggaaAGTATCGTTATGATAACTTCAGCTCATCTCCAAGGCCTGATTCAAATTaaatctagttttttttttctcatttttaaaaaataagaatttaattaatatctcAATCAGGCatgattaattttgttaaatattagaAAGGTtgtgaaataattataatactaCTAAACTGAATTTCATCAGGTGATCCAAGAAACACTGAGAAGTGCAAGCATTTTGTCATTCACATTCAGAGAAGCAGTAACAGATGTTGAGTTGGAAGGTTACACTATTCCAAAAGGTTGGAAGGTCCTTCCCCTCTTCAGAAGCATTCATCATTCTGCTGACTTCTTCCCTCAGCCAGAGAAGTTTGACCCTTCAAGATTCGAGGTAAAATATGCTGGAAATTTAACAATGAGTTTTAAATGATGATAACggagtataaaataaaataacactcaTGCATATATATCCTTAACATATATGTGATGTCAAAACCCACTATTGCATTCTTTTTCTAATCTTATTGATGAATATCTCTCTCCTTTTACACAtccaacaacaaaatatatatctcATTTATCtaacttcatatatatatatactacattATAATAAGAATTCAAGCAATGATTTCGGGACCAGggattatattttatcttttacgtCAGAAACATAAGGTTATGAATGGTTAGAGATTATCCTGCTGTAAAGTCCCATTCGTTACCTATTTGAATCTTCCCCTTCTAAGGTGATTCAGTGTTTTTCACAATCTTGCGAGTATCAGAGGCACGTGATATAAATTTGTAGGGTAGTaggataattaatttatttctctaTCCTTTTTGCTCAACAGCAGACAAATATTGCTGCATATATGGTACTAGgacacatttatatatatatatatatgaaagaaaGAGGTGTTAAAGCCAAAGGGATATAGGTTTGACTAAGTTTATGTGATGCTGCAGGTGCCACCGAGACCAAACACATACATGCCTTTTGGAAATGGAGTCCACTCTTGTCCAGGCAGTGAGCTGGCTAAGCTTGAGCTTCTTGTCCTCCTTCATCATCTTACCCTTTCTTAcaggtatatatatatcaaacttTTCTCActtcttaatatataatatcatgatatattaatagttatgtactgtataaaataatttttataccaGCATTCAGTCATAAATGACTATGcatgatatatttattaaattttataataattaacttaaaaatcatatcaatatatatatacatatatataattaaataataatataatatcaatgcataattttttttcactaataacATACATCTTATTCATCTGTATGACATAGTGACATTATCATTAAGGTAATTGTGTAGAAATTAGGGCTGAGACATATAACCACGAGCAAATAATGACTGAAATAAAAACTTTGTATAACTTAACCCTTCTTTGTAGGCATGATTATTGTGACCAATTATATAACACTTTCCGTTTATAGAGTTCATTACAAGCTAAGAATTGGGTCTTGCATGaacttttttgcaaaattagtttgTCAGCTACGATAGAGATCTCTCAATTGACCATTATATACAgaagattgattgattgatcatGGTGGTCCTAATTATATAGTGGTAGCTGCATGTTCCTTAATATATGGAAGTGGTCCTTTTTGACGCATTAAAAAAAAGGGTTTCTTTTAGAGTGTACATTCCAAAACATTATAGCTAGTGAACAAGTGAGTAGGGATTTCATCAATAACCATGTATCTCATACGTATATATACGTGGCACACATGCATGGTATTGTCGCCAAACGTATTCATAAGACTGTCGCACATGTAATTGCCTAACTTGTCATCATCCTAGCTTGAGAATATTAAAGAAAGTTCTTGCTAAATATAAATATGCAGGATAACTACAataacataagttttttttattattaaaaaagtatatttctcttattttatattaaaaaagtatGTTACAAATTATACTTTGaagtattatttttacacaTGATCACCctctgtttttttaaattaaaatcatcaCGCACATTTCCCACTTTTATGTACAAATCATGCGTACATACAGTACCataaaacataacaaaataagGGAGCAATCAAGgacaaaagttaatttttttagagataatttttccctcaaatttctaaaaaaataataatttgtgcaAAATAAGTTGAATCAAATGCCCACTagatacaattttaattaaaaaaaggtgTAAATATAATTAACGTTAAACTCAAAGAAAATCGCTGTAAGTAGTTATCTTAAATAGGTAGTTGATTGCAAAGAACTCGCGTGTATGTCAAACAAATAGCCAACTTAAAAAAgtgtgaattttatattttctccttGAAAGATATAATATAGTCCTTGTAAATAATATTATCGTAATATAGTCCCTTACTTATAATATGTGATATTAATTCAGGGCATATTTGGTGGGGTTATTTTTGGAGAAATAGTTGTTTAAattctctttaaaaaattgGTAAAATTAATAGTAACAATCATATTGTGAAAGGaataaaatagaaagagaaaaaaagccattttgatgttattttctattatgaaaaaactatatttataaaatttgtaaacaTCAAATTAATAGTAACAATCATATTgtgaaaggaataaaaaaaattattcaataagaAAGCCTTCTCTTTTCATAACCACTTAATCAATGAATGTGACTTCACATTGATCTTTATTACTATCTGGGCCAATCAGGGTTAATTGTCCTTTAGTTTCCCAAGCAAACCTGGTCCAGAATTACTACTCATACTCAAAACTTCACACTCGTAGGACACACTCAATCATAGAATGGCACCTTAAAGGCTTAACAAAGTAGACGTGCTTTCTTTTTCAGAATGATCCCAAAGCAATGAAAAAAATCAGTATTAAGTTatctaattttcatttttacgtCAAATATTAGATTTGGTTATAGGAAATTGTTAGGCGATACATCATCTACTCATAGGAAATTTAGTTTTGAAGAAGCTTTAACctaacaatttaaattttagaaacgtCGGTGTTTGATATATGAGTTAATTTGGTGAATGAAAATATTATGGAAAGGGAATAGTGCCTTAGTTTAAGACAAAGATTATAGGTTTGCAAAACatttaaatcatataatttGGCTTTTAATTATCTAAATACATGTACATATGttttatatatgaatgaatcacaaaaaaaatcagTCCACGCAATTAGCTTGCTAGGGttgataaaatgaaaacaacacATGTGGATTGCCGCCAGTTCGATCTGAGAACCAAGACAAACTCCATAATGTTTAGCAgtcaaatttcaattaatagaACAAGTTTTACTTGACACCACACGTAGCTCTGCACAATTACACACCACATCATCATATTTCACCTTGTCCTCATCACGGATATTAATTTGAATGTGACCCTGACCCACTTTACCCATTTTGCTCTTACATTCGAAACAATGTAACTACTATTTAGTTAGAGAATGTTAGAATATATGTGATGCCtgcatattatatataagtaccATCACATTGACAAGATGGGTTTTTGTCAATTTGATGAAAGGTAATGGTTATTGTATAATCATATCCACaacaataaaagaatttaattagaatctaTTTATTAACAgtactttaaaagaaaaatctagtagtagtatataaatattttttatattattatttaatcttgtacgatcaaattaattaactattttaaattattttggtaGTGTTTTAAACTTAATAAAGATTAGGTCATGAACATGATTTAAGGCCAAGATGGACAATATTGATCCAGTAGTTTGTCTTTATCTATATATTTCTTGGATATCCTTATAAAAGTCTTGTATTTGGGTTAGAGTACTTCTTGTACTTTGTTTATTAATGAAGTTTtacttgtatataaaaaaagaactctataaataaaatacaaaatataagcTTCTAATTTGTCAGAGTCAGTTACAATTTaggaattgataaaaaaaaaaaaaaagacgtaTATGACACCAATTCTGATGATTTGGAAGAACACGGACTATTtgccaaaaatgtcaaagttcAAACAGATTTAGTCTTAATTTGTAAGTGCTCATCCTCATTTTTTTATGGTTGATTTAGGTGGCAAGTTGTGGGAAATGAAGATGGAATTCAATATGGTCCTTTTCCAGTGCCCAAACATGGGTTACCAGTGAAGATAACCCCGAGGAACAAGATATTTACGTGAAGTTGGAAACTTTAATTAGACCCATTGAGAATGAACCCAGAACATGTTAAGAAAGTGGGGCCAAAGCAATTTGTCCCCTCTCAAGATAAtgaagattattattttttttcttttttcattttgttgtagAGGTAAAAAGATTCCTCTCACATTTATATAGGCTCTATATGAGATGAATCTAGCTAGCTACCTCTGATTACACTCTGCATGTTTgtgcaggaaaaaaaatgtacaagaaaataaaatattcaaaattggaATATGTGAATGCTGAATGTATAATTGAATTTATGTTTTGATTGAAGAATAAAGATAAGTTTGTAGATTATATATGCCAGAATATTTGACATTATCTTAAGTACTTCATTTGATTCTATAGTGCCCAAAAATTTTCATTGGTCCTTGCATGATCTATGTGGACTTGAGAATCTATTCAGTATTGGATCCAATCAATCAATGTGGCTATGGATAAGGTAAATATATGGTGTAAGGCTTTAACTGACAACAAACTAGGTAGAAACTTGATTAGGCCAGATCCACATACACACACGTGGCATGATTTGATTGGTGATGTTATTAGTACACGTGGGCCGTGTTTGAACACCAAAAAATAGCCTGCGTGGCCAAATTACCATGTTGTAAAGGATTCGTTGCATGTGGAAATGGGAGACAAATTAAGCCTAACATGTTAAAATCTCACCTTGTCATcccattggaaaaaaaaaagaaagaagaagaaaaaacttagTTTTGTTGAACTAGAAATCAGCACTCCACAAACACATTGTATGGACCCAAATAATCTTCCAATTGCATTCTGAGATAAGATGCTATGCTCTGTCTCATGTTAACATTCATGATAAGCTATGAAAGATCCGTGATTTTCAAACAACCTCGACCCTTtgcattttctattattttgcgGATCTTCAGACAACTTACTATCAAATCAAACTGTTCTTATATTAAGCCCCCAAGCACACTGTCTGCTCCTATCAAGATGCCAGGttgtaatatataaaagaagtaCAATAAATGTCCATGAATTTGTCTGTTTTAAAGTGAGATTCACTTTAAAACAAAGTTGAATAGTTATAATCATCAATTGCAAATTAAATCAGTAAATATTAATGGATAGTTTTcaatcaattattataattactttACAAAATTTTAGTACAACTCAATTTTGAAAAAGTAGTGTCAATATAATGGATCgatatcattatttattaattagtgaATATCAACTTATTTAATCGACtggaatattacaatgaagcgtggttaattttttttaataaaaaggttGGTCATGCAAAAGCATCACAACAAGTGAACATAACCTATAACTACGAAGATCATTCCTTTCACTAATAGAATCTGACATCAAGTCCCACCAAGTGAACTCTTATGAATGCATACCATGATTTGCCAACTTTTTTTGTCagctaaaaaaattgtcaactaCAAATAAGTTTGTGGATTTCAGTAGTTGGCTTTACCTAACCCTACCTCGTTTGTTGTatatatcctttcttttttgcattgtttttgtttaatataaatatgacattgttttttttttctattttgcaacatattttaaaattaaagttaaaaattaacaactaaacactaaaatagattttgattttacaaaatttcaaaactacAAACAGAAAATCATCTAAACGGGACAGCTGAGGAAGAGAGTTTTGAACATAATtgtttgttgtaaaaaaaattatgatgtctaccaataaataaataaatatatatatatatatatataaaatcaagaaaactatgataaatttgaataattccATTATCCCCAAATAATCATAAAGTGAAATCGTTGAGATTTTATACCCTCCCATTATGTTGAGAATATATTAAGTTAAACTATTCTTTATCCTATATATGTggtgtatatatataagtgaccaaaaaggtttttttattgaaaaaaatattaattttatcataaacacaaaattatttaatttttaaataatgtaaaatatttaagataGTATATTTTAACTTCATTAGGCATTTgatgtaaaagataaaaaaataaattaaaagaaattgatGGTGATATAATATCAATGTAGAATAATCTTACAGTATTAATATAACagtaaaaatcaataaacttaaCCTATAtcataatttgttattaaaaatagtgtaaaattattttaaattatgctCTGTCTAGCCTATTTTCTCAAATTAAACagtctttatataaaaactaatattttacttttgaaaATTGAATCTAATACTAACATATTTGGTTTCACATTtcagatataattttttacattttagatataattttcataagttaataaatatagCTTTCACATCTTAAACGTTTCTCAATAAGTTTCCAAACACGCACTACAACGTGAAGGTTATCGACTGGGAGTGATGTAAAATGGactagttcattttttttttaaagaaactactataaaatgaaaatataattaaaatttattttgtcataaactaaaaattatttaatctttaactaattaaaaatatttaagaaagtaTATTTAACTCTGATGCAAAATATGgaaatcaagaaaataaataaattatatgaatcaattattaatttaatatactgtataaattttttttataaacgaCTATAATGTTTAATGCTTCAACTATTGAACGTGGTGACTTGAGGCTTCTAGGGTAAAAAGACTGTTCTAAgttttcatttaatatatagCTAGAGTTGTTATGTGCAAAGCTATCTTATTTTACATTTGCTTTAACTGTTGAATAAATTGCTTTTCAAGGATTTAATATACTTATTTGCATGATTTAATAAGTTTAGAAAGTGAATTGTTAGGTTTTGAATTCCATGGATTTACCGAACCTCACTAATATAGTTTAAGGGAGTTCCTTGCATTTTAGCCTTTTCTTTAACCAGAATACACAAGCATTGATGTGAATATGAGGCTAACATATTCGACAATATTGGCGTAATATTCCGTGTAATGCATGGGTgttgaatt is a genomic window containing:
- the LOC114425369 gene encoding abscisic acid 8'-hydroxylase 2, whose product is MQAIIISFLLIITSLLFSSFFLLLFPFLHCWHHHKHKKLPPGSMGWPYLGETLKLYTQNPNSFFSNRQKRYGDIFKTNILGCPCVMISSPEAARIVLVTQAHLFKPTYPPSKEKLIGPEAVFFQQGAYHSMLKRLVQASFLPSTIKHSVSEVERIVIKMVPTWTYKTINTLQEMKKYAFEVAAISAFGEIKELEMEEIRELYRCLEKGYNSYPLNVPGTSYWKAMKARRHLNESIRRIIERRKESSNYGGGLLGVLLQARGEKNNKYYQQLTDSQVADNLIGVIFAAHDTTASALTWVLKYLHDNANLLEAVTKEQEGIKNKLAMENRGLSWDDTRQMPFTSRVIQETLRSASILSFTFREAVTDVELEGYTIPKGWKVLPLFRSIHHSADFFPQPEKFDPSRFEVPPRPNTYMPFGNGVHSCPGSELAKLELLVLLHHLTLSYRWQVVGNEDGIQYGPFPVPKHGLPVKITPRNKIFT